The stretch of DNA AAGATACACTGCTTCACCAAGGAAAATGGCACTCATAATAACTGCAATGACAATGGAAGTTGGTCGGAAAATTGCAACGAAAACAGGCCCCTTCACGCGTACGCCCCATGTATGAACACCGGAGCTGAATGGGAACCCGAAAAGTCCCTAAACAAGTTATTAACAACAAACTTAACATTCAGATCCTGCAAATTATTGTGCTTCACTGTTGCAATTTTATCATTAACTATGTTCTTACCGAGTATAGGACCGAAACAACTGATATGCTAGGATGTAATGTCCAAGAACTCAAGTTCTGTTCTTTTATTAAGCATGCTGCTAGAGCTATAATGGCCACTGACATGTTGTAATACACATTCACAGTAATCTCTTCTGGGTATATCTTCATTACTTTGGACTGTACAGGACAAAACAAGATCATACAAACATGCCAAAACCTTACAAATATATCACTAACATGATATGAATATAGAGATTTCTGGGTTGGGGGGGGGGGCTTGGATATATCGATTTACCTGAACAATATAccagaatgaaaagaaaagatatgcAAGAGCTTCAAGGAGACCACCAATGACCCAATTTGATTGAGTTGACTCAAGAGGCCATTGAAGTGAAACAGATGAAGATGTTGAAGATGGAATAACTTTGGGGCCTTTGTAGAGAACGATCAGCAAAGCACCAGATATTGAAGTTATGGTGCCAATTATTTTAGCTTGAGTTGTTGAACTTGTAAATGATACTTTTTCTATCCTTGTTATGCAAAAAATAAAAGTGGGGAGAAAAGTTAAGGGACCATTCAGGAAATAGGTTAAGCATGGAAAGATCATAAACATGAAACAATTTGCTTGGAGCTGGTGCAATCTTATTTATTAACTTTATAATgacaaaaaaatagaataaatgaaAAACCTGAAGAGGACAGCAAGTATGAAGGTAAAAGCTGGTGCAAGATTGCTGATGGCTGAAGCAAGAGTTGGGGACCCAAGTTCTAAACCTTTATAAGCACATACTTGACCTGAAAACCTGTCTCCAAAACATGAACAATCATggttttatttttcttcctttcatAAGCACATTGTAATCTTTGACAATCACAAGAAAAACCCAGAAATTTACAGATTTATATACATAATGGAGTACTTCCATACATACCCAAGAAGCCCAAGAAGGCAAATTCTGGAGATAAGAGGGAATTCCAATGGAATAAGCAATTTTTTCCTGCATAAACAAACAAGATAtgttagaaaaaaagaaaacaatttctaTCAAAAGATTTGATGAGAGTTGAAAGAGCAAAAAAGAAATACCTGTTTGATAGGAAGGCTAAAGGGACGAAAACAAGGGTAGCTAAAACATAACAATAGGCAATGTAGACGAAATAGCTCATTCCTTTCAAAGAAGCAGCTTTGAATAGAATGCTTAAGACTACATCAGAGCATTCCACTGCGACCATGGCTGTTATTGGTACAACATCCCTGTACCCCCACTTTCCTGCCATTTCCCTTTCTTGTATCTAAAATACCATTATTTAGTTTTGCTGCCtccattatatatatacactccCACTCCTTAGTATCTTCGAGAGCGtaatttgaaaatagaaaaaaaatacctTAAATACAAAGGTTCAGATTCATTATTTCtcacatcttttttttttggttgtttaATTATTTCTCACTTCTTAAATGTAACTATATGAACCAAATAAATTCCCATTTAACGAGTAGCCATAATGAAATGTTTCATTCTTATCCCTTtcatttttagggtaaattacacccaaagttattaaactattaataattttatgttatggtcactcaacttcaaaaagttataaagtGGTTACTGAAcgatttgaaagttttcattttaatcactGGGTTGTTAAAATCACTATTGTATGGCCTTCTCTATTCACACCGTTTACACCAATCAAAAGTTCTCTTTCCTCTTCCCTTTTCTCTCTTCCCTTCTACAGTTATTTTTCACGAAACAGCTTTAAACACCACGAACTTGTGAACCAAAATAATACAACTTTCTTCTCCAATCTCTGAGATTAATTGTTGGACTGATTTGGATCTAAGATATGTTTTTCTACTCATCAATAAATGTTAATCTATTGTACTGGTCATCGAATAATCATTTGGAACTTACTAACCGAACTTTCTAATAGCAAACAATTtcataactttttgaaattaaatgataaaaatataaatttcctaaTACTTACTGGAATTGAATGTCATAGAAGAAGTAAAAGAGTTTTATCTTTCTTGTTAATGGAGAGTCAAATCTTTGAACAAAATCATCATTTATTGGCTTATTTAATTAGCTGGTGCAGGGTTGGACTATATCTTATTTTCAATGTCATTCATGCACGTTCtttgtttgttgtttttattcatttattgatCATAAATTAGGAAAGGAAAATTTTCTTCAATGTACATACAGATTTTCTATACCAAAGGAGTTTATGATGGATGattatttatctttttctttaaattttcataGTTTAGCTCTACCCGAATTCATGtagaatataattatatatttaattttcttttttaaagtcagaatatgAAAGTAAAACTTGATtcaatctgagatagaaataaaagaaaatatctcaATCTTGCATTGCATGTGGTGGCTTTAAAGGCTGCTTATTTCAATGGTCAAAACTTGTGATGCATGACAACTCTGAttgatttattttaatgatttagttcATTCAGTATTGTATTAAAAATTCTTAATTCCAGTAATTGGCTTTGATTATTCAAGTGTGACATCAAACTGAATAACTACCGTAGTCTAAACTTTAAAATATGTATGGAGAGAACATGTGGTGCATTTATGGATTTCTTTAGAACCAATGTGCAATTAGTTTAGAAAAAGGGTGTATCATGTGACACGATTATAAAATTAGTTGAATTAAACTACAAGATTTCATAAACTAAAATCCACCTACAATATTGTTGTAGGTGGATGTAGAATCcaataattaaaagtaaaattttgtaaataatgattaaaaataagtaaacaagTTTATAGAAAAGATAAAAAGAGAGCTGTGATTTATTGTTTAAATGAGTACATGTTTATAAACAAGctattaataaaattcttagaTAAAATGagttaaatcaaataaatttcaaataagaaatatttgtttttaaatgatttgGTCAATTGATACGCCCGTCTCAAAGTTGGAGTTTGTGGAGTGATGCCTAACTTGTTGAGGTTACGCATGAAAGTTATTTTGGGTAGTGCTTTTATAAATGTATCAACAATTTGGTCAGTAGCAGAAATGTGAgtgatattcaattttttttttttgaacatgaTCACAAAAGAAATGTAAATCCACCTCAAGATACTTCATTTTGCTATGCAAAATTGGATGTTGATTGTGAGATATTGCACCGTGATTGTCAAAAAAGGTTTTCAGGGGATGAGATAGTGGAGGAGCGGGCAATAGTAAGTTGTTTCTTTGAGAATCATCTTATtggattttgacaaaaaaaaattaaaaccaattATCGAACTATGATTGGTGTGGTCACTTGCTTTGAGTACATATAAAGACTTGAATCCATATGACGAGTGAACCAAAGATCATAGCTAAAGGGTTTTTTCCAATTACCGAAGAATTCATTTCACTCCCTTCCAATGTATGGAGAATAGAGCATGCTTAAATTAAGAAAGTCTGTTCACAACAAACAAAATATCAAGTCTTGTAAATGAAGTATATTGGAGTTTCCcaatatttattcaatatatagTAGTATCAGTAGGGTTAGACTTATCTTGAAGCTTGTAATGGTGAGAGGAGATCATTTGAGTAAGTACTCCTTTATTGCCTTGCA from Gossypium hirsutum isolate 1008001.06 chromosome D04, Gossypium_hirsutum_v2.1, whole genome shotgun sequence encodes:
- the LOC107926036 gene encoding WAT1-related protein At5g40240; protein product: MAGKWGYRDVVPITAMVAVECSDVVLSILFKAASLKGMSYFVYIAYCYVLATLVFVPLAFLSNRKKLLIPLEFPLISRICLLGLLGFSGQVCAYKGLELGSPTLASAISNLAPAFTFILAVLFRIEKVSFTSSTTQAKIIGTITSISGALLIVLYKGPKVIPSSTSSSVSLQWPLESTQSNWVIGGLLEALAYLFFSFWYIVQSKVMKIYPEEITVNVYYNMSVAIIALAACLIKEQNLSSWTLHPSISVVSVLYSGLFGFPFSSGVHTWGVRVKGPVFVAIFRPTSIVIAVIMSAIFLGEAVYLGSVIGGVILTIGLYAVLWGKAKEEMKDDGSGLSTKAPLLKSQNVEEN